Genomic DNA from Coleofasciculus chthonoplastes PCC 7420:
CTTTTAACTAGGCTTGTATGAAATCGCCTGAGTTGCTGAAAAACTTACCGACTTCTGTACAGAAGGTGTGGCGACCTATGCTGCTGGTTTCTTTGGTGTTGCATGGTATTGTGCTAATGCTACCGATTTCCTATGATCTGAAAAAATCTGAGAACCCTGAAAAAGAGGAAACGGTTAAAATTACTAAATTACCTTCTCCTTCCATTCCTAAATCCTCTCCCTCCCCGAAATCGACTTCTACAGTCACTCCTCAAAGGAGTCCAGTCACTTTTGCCCAAACTCCTCAGAGGCGTCAGACTAATTCTCAAATCATTATCAATCGTCCGGAATCTCCGGCAAATCCGTCTTCTAATCAGCCAATTAACCAACCGTCTGTTAGTCCTAAAGTGTCTCAGACAAAAAAGCAGCAAACTTCTGAAACATCAAATGTTGTTCAGACCGATCAGAACAAAACTTCAGATACATTAGACGAGTCTGAGCAAAACTCTACCCCACCCCAACCCGCCCAAAAAGAGGTTAATTTTTTCGCAATATTCCCTCGTTATCCAGGGGCAGAGAAAGGCTCTGGTGGTGTACTTAGACCAGAGTTTGATGAAGCAACTTATATATGGCATATAGAAGAAAACTTAGAAACAGTAGCGTCTAAGTTTGAGAAGGAACTATTGCCTAATCAAAACTTTCAGCAACCCAAACCTCTAAAAAATGAGGGTAATTTTAGAGTTTATGAAGTGTCAAATACGAAAGGCAATGAAACTAAGTATTTGCATTTAATTTCCAAAGGCAGTAAGACTTCTATTTATCTAGAATCCGAAAGTTATGATCTAAAAGAATTAGTGGAAAATAAAACAGAGGATAGAGCTGAATTTTTAGTTATGGCATCTTTAAGCGGTGCTATTGAGATTCTAAAATTACAACATAAATTAAAAGATTTTAATGTAGAAGATGACTTAGATACGCTTATTGAAGCCGATAAGTTTAAGAGGGCAATTTTTGATTTTAAAATAGCACGAAAAACAACAGCAGATCATCCGATATCCCCCCAAGAACTTGCTAATAGCTTGAATAATGAACTGCAAGATTTAGAATTTGAGCCGTTATCGATAACAGGAGATGGCGAGTATGGCGGAGGAACTCTTTACAAAATAAAGAAGGATAGATTTGAACGTTATCTGATTTTGACACCTGCCAAAGATGACACAGGAAATCAAATAACAGTCATTATTTTAGCTAAAGATGATCCTCGTCAGTAAAAGCAGGATTCTCAATTGCTCTCAATAGCCAAAGAAACGCGATCGCCTCCCACATCCCGCATTTGAGCCAATACCTGAATCACTTGCTCGTAGGGCAATTGACTATCGGCTTGCAAGAAAACAGCCCCTTGAGGATTTTGAGATAAATAGGTTTGTATTTGCTCAAACAATTGCTCTTGGCTGACCGATTGATTACCGATTACTAATTGTCCGCGTGAGTTCAATTGTATAATTAAAGGAGTAGGCTTTTCCGGCTGCTGAGTTTGAGTTGTTTCAGTATTAGGGAGTTGAACATTGACGCCTTCTTGAGTGGTTAACAGCATGGAATTCATTACAAAAAATGCTAGAACTCCCATGATCACATTGAGCATAGGGATTAATTGAATCGATGGTATTGATGATTGGGTTCGCTGGGTTCTAAAACGCATGATTTAACAATTTAAATAAACATAATTATGTGACAGATAATTGAGACTAGGGCGACCAGTTGCAGTCTAACGTAGAATCTGTCATGCTGAGCAGAACGCAGTGAAACGGAGTGACGCGAAGCATCTATCCAGATTCTTCGCTTCGCTCAGAATGACATGATAGAACGCAACTCGGTATCAGAAGGAAAACGAGTCGGAGGTAATTGCAGAGTTTTCACCAATGCCTCATGATGCCTCCGACAAAAATCTTAAGCGGGCACGATAACCTAAACAATCACTCAGGGTTCCCATAATGCCGTTCTTCCACTACTGGCGTTCCTTGATTATTCAGGGGTTTCTGTAATTCGGCTAATCCAGAACCCTTAAAAAACTGTGTTAAAAACCGACCGATAAAATCGGGGGGACAGCGATAGAATAATCGTTTGTGTTGTTCCAGTGCTGTTTTCGTCGCCGCGTTTAAGGCTTTGTCTAAATCTTGAGGATTGAGTTTGCTGCGAACTCCGGTGAGTAAGTTTCGGCAATCTTTAAGGTGGCAAATTCGCCTAACCATCCACCAAGCATGATTGATACAGGTTCCATCTCTAATTTGAGCAATCGCCTTTCATTGTTATTATTGCTTACTTGATTAGGGGCAGACAGCCAACAGAACAGGGAATGGTACTGACTTAATCTGGCTTTGTAGTCGGCACGAAGCGTGCCAGAAGCGCTTTAGCGCTTACGACAAACCTGCCTCCCCATGCTAAAATGTAAAGCAATGTAAATGTATTGTCTTTTACCAGACACTATCGCAGTAGACTTGAGAATGAAACTGCTAACTCCATCTTAAGTAATGGAGTCGAACGAGGAAGGCTATGGGGATCGCCACAATTAACCCAGCAACGGGAGAAACGCTCAAAACCTTTGAGCCACTAGATCATGAGTCGATAGAAGCCAAACTCACCCTGGGAAAACAGGTGTTTGAGTCGTACCGGAAAACGCCAATGGCGCAACGGGCGAACTGGCTGAATGCGGCGGCGGAGATTCTGGAACGGGATAAGGTCAAGTTTGGTAAGCTGATGACCTTGGAAATGGGCAAACCGATTAAAAGCGCGATCGCGGAGGTGCAGAAATGTGCCTGGGTTTGCCGTTACTACGCTGAAAACGCGGCGACGTTTTTGGCAGATCATCATATTGACACGGATGCCAGCCAGAGTTTTGTCCGCTATCAGCCCTTAGGGATTATTCTAGCGGTAATGCCGTGGAATTTTCCGTTCTGGCAAGTGTTTCGGTTTGCTGCACCTGCGTTAATGGCGGGGAATGTCGGTATCCTGAAACACGCCTCGAATGTGCCGCAATGTGCTTTGGCAATTGAGGACATTATAAAGGAAGCAGGGTTTCCGGAAGGGGCATTCCAAACTCTATTAATTGGGGCTTCTCAAGTCGAAGCCATTGTCAGTGACTCCCGGATTAAAGCCGCTACCTTAACCGGAAGTGAACCCGCAGGTGCATCATTAGCCGCTACTGCTGGGAAACACTTGAAGAAAACTGTGCTGGAACTCGGTGGAAGTGATCCATTTATTGTCCTAGAAAGCGCCGACTTAGACGCCGCCGTTACCACCGCCGTTACCGCCCGGATGCTGAATAATGGTCAATCCTGCATCGCCGCTAAACGCTTCATTTTAGCCGATGCGATCGCGGATGAGTTTGAAAAACGTTTGGTTGAAAAATTTAAAGCCTTGAATGTGGGTGATCCAATGGAGGAAACCACTAATATCGGACCATTGGCAACACCCAGCATCCTGCAAGAATTAGATCAACTGGTACAAGATTGTATAGCACAGGGAGCCAAAGTTCTAATTGGGGGTAAACCCTTAGATCGTCCCGGTCATTTTTACCCCCCCACCATCTTGGCGGACTTCCCCCCAGGAACCCCCGCCGACAACGAAGAATTTTTTGGCCCCGTGGCGTTATTGTTTAGAATTCCTGACATTAACGCGGCAATTGCTAAAGCCAATGCGATACCGTTTGGTTTAGGGGCGAGTGCGTGGACAACGGACGAAACCCAAGCCCAACGGCTCATTGACGAGATTGAAGCTGGGGCTGTCTTTATCAATGGATTAGTTAAATCTGATCCCCGCCTACCCTTTGGCGGAATTAAGCGCTCCGGCTATGGACGGGAATTAGGGATACAAGGAATTCACGAATTTGTCAACATTAAAACCGTTTGGGTGAAATAGTTAAGAACTATGGACGGAAGAGTACAGTAGAGGCTATTGTTAAAAAAACCGAATTTTAACAATAGGATTTTGATCCTTAGCTTTGAATTTTTACCGGGGATAGCTAACAGCCAGTCCTAGCTGTAGCCCCCCTCCGACTTGTCCTGCTGAAATTTCAGTAGGCACGAATTGCGACGAAATAGGACATCGCGCCAACCATCAAACGATAACCAAAACAGATTGAGGGGAAAATTGAGATGGGCGAAATGAATACAGCCGACATGCTAGTCAGATGCCTGGAAAATGAAGGCGTCGAATACGTGTTTGGATTGCCTGGGGAAGAAAACTTGCATGTGCTAGAAGCACTCAAGCACTCCTCCATTCAATTCATTACCACCCGCCATGAACAAGGGGCAGCCTTTATGGCGGATTTGTATGGACGTTTAACCGGAAAGGCGGGCATCTGCCTTTCCACCTTAGGACCAGGGGCAACCAACTTAATGACTGGGGTAGCTGACGCTAACCTAGATGGTGCGCCAGTGGTAGCGATTACGGGACAGGTGGGAACCGATCGCATGCATATCGAATCCCACCAATACTTAGACTTGGTGGCAATGTTCGCCCCCGTAACCAAGTGGAACACGCAAATTGTCCGTCCGAGTAATACCTCGGAAATTGTCCGTAAAGCCTTCAAACTGGCGCAGAGTGAGAAACCGGGTGCAGTTCACATTGATCTGCCGGAAAATATCGCCGCCATGCCCGTTTTTGGGGAACCCCTGACGAAAGATGAACGGGAAAAAACCTATGCCTCATTCCGGAGTATCGGC
This window encodes:
- a CDS encoding NAD-dependent succinate-semialdehyde dehydrogenase, producing MGIATINPATGETLKTFEPLDHESIEAKLTLGKQVFESYRKTPMAQRANWLNAAAEILERDKVKFGKLMTLEMGKPIKSAIAEVQKCAWVCRYYAENAATFLADHHIDTDASQSFVRYQPLGIILAVMPWNFPFWQVFRFAAPALMAGNVGILKHASNVPQCALAIEDIIKEAGFPEGAFQTLLIGASQVEAIVSDSRIKAATLTGSEPAGASLAATAGKHLKKTVLELGGSDPFIVLESADLDAAVTTAVTARMLNNGQSCIAAKRFILADAIADEFEKRLVEKFKALNVGDPMEETTNIGPLATPSILQELDQLVQDCIAQGAKVLIGGKPLDRPGHFYPPTILADFPPGTPADNEEFFGPVALLFRIPDINAAIAKANAIPFGLGASAWTTDETQAQRLIDEIEAGAVFINGLVKSDPRLPFGGIKRSGYGRELGIQGIHEFVNIKTVWVK
- a CDS encoding ExbD/TolR family protein, coding for MRFRTQRTQSSIPSIQLIPMLNVIMGVLAFFVMNSMLLTTQEGVNVQLPNTETTQTQQPEKPTPLIIQLNSRGQLVIGNQSVSQEQLFEQIQTYLSQNPQGAVFLQADSQLPYEQVIQVLAQMRDVGGDRVSLAIESN